Sequence from the Maribellus comscasis genome:
AGAAAAAAGAATGACAGCATCAACAAAACCAAAAGCAGCAAGGATAATGGCGCGGGCCTTTTCATCCATTACCGGGCGGTCGAAGCCTTTTAACAGTCTTACCGATTCATCGGAATTTAACCCTACAATCAGTTTGGTTCCCAGTTGAGCCGATTTTTCCAGCGAATCAACATGCCCGTGGTGAATAACATCAAAACAGCCATTGGTAAATACAATGATTTCGTTATCTGCTTTCCACTTTTTTACAAGTGCTTTAAAATCCTGAAAGCCGGAAAATATCTTTGTCTGAATATCTGTATCCATCTTAAAAATTCCCAAAAGTATAAAACTAAAGCAGAGAACAAGAAAGATTATGATGAAAAGTTTTTTCTGGAGCGTAATTTTGGTTGAAACAGGATTGGCAGAGATAAATTTCACTCCCTTCAGTCTGCCTCACCCTGTCAGGACAAATTGAAGTCAAGATCGATTTGTGGATACGGCCAATATGTTTTCGGTTGAAAGAACGCACTGAAGCTCGTATTTGTATTTGTTTTACTGTCCGATTTTTAAATATTGGAAAAACGTTAATTTCCGGACTTTAGCCGGAAAACGCGATCGGTATAAATCAAAAAAATCAGGCAGCTATGTTATAAACCTACAAAATGGAGTAAGTTTAAAACAAAAATTACAGCCAAATAAAATAAAAAGCAGCTTTTAAATATGTAGTTTCAACCCGAGCCTGACTGGATAACTGTATAATGCTGTGAAAGTTGCCGGGTTTGGGAATCTTGCTAATTTTACGGTCTTTATGAATAAAACCAACTATGAAACTTATAACTTATATTAAACTTGTCTTCGGGACTGTAACTGCACTTTTTTTATCGTTGAATGTAACTGCACAAACCAGTGTATCGTTAAAATCGCAGTGGCTCGATCCAACCAATCTTTTTACAGAAAAAGTACCAACTGCAGAATTTAGCACCACTTTTTCAGTTGGCGAGCCCTGGAGCCTGTACTTTTATTATGCGCACGATATTGAAGGTTTGACACCGATTTATTTAATTGGCGGCGTAAACAACACCCGCGAATCGGTAAAAACCGACAGCCTGGTATTTTCATCGCCCGAAGCGAGAGTTTTCCCTAAATATTCACGAAATATCTTTGTAAGTTACCAGTACAGCGAAACCATTCGCCAGCTTTCGTGGGTTCAACCTATTGTTACCTGGGACTGGAATTTTATTAAAAATCTATCGAAATCGGTACACACACTAAGCGCTGAAGTTTCCGGCTGGATGTCGTTTCAACGGGGAAATGAATACCAGGATGGCGGATACATCAGTGGAAAATACAACTGTGCCAAACACTATGAAAAATTGACGTTTAACGGAAGCCTTTCCACACTTGCTATTGAAATTTTTGAACCCGGCAGGAATATTTTTGTTCTTGGCGAGGTTTTAAGTCTTTCATCAACTTACATTCCATTTAACACAACACTTGAAGTCGTTTTAAACAAACCATTGATTACAGAAGAAGACAGTGAATTGGGCTTTACAATAGGATTGATAAAAGAGTTTTAAAATACCGACTTTGCAAATCTGCGCCAGTGTGAGTATACAACCTCGTACAAAAAAGAATTGAAAAAATAAGTTGGGATAAAAAAATGCTGATTGCAGGGGATAGGCTGCTTATGGCCGGCATTCCCCTGTAAGGGCTGAAATTTTGCCGAAGCATCGTGAATATCCATCCAAAGCCCGCTCAGGCAAAAAAGGAAGTAATTTTACGGAATTAACAGATGCTTCCTGCAAAATTATTGCCTACAGCGAAATGGATACAATAATGCATATCTTCGATTGCCGGCTAAACAAAAAAATAAACACAAAACCGGATTATAAATTACGCTTCAGGCTGACCATAGGGTTTGTGGTTTGTTACCTTACGGATATAAATGCAGAAGACGAATTATGTTATGATGGGATGTTTGTAAAAAATATTCAAAAAGGTTTGACGGATACTATGTGAATGCTGGCCTTTTTGCCTGCCAGATACTCAAAATTTTCTTTCTGTAATATACATTTTACACTATCTGGTTGGTTTCTGTATCAGGGAAAACCAGCCAGGGTTTAAAGGTTTTGGCTTCTTCAAAATCCATTTGAGCGTAGGAAATAATGATGACCACATCCCCTACAGCTACTTTACGTGCTGCCGGACCGTTAAGACAAATGGTACCTGAGCCACGTTCGCCTTTTATAATGTATGTTTCCAGACGTTCGCCGTTGTTAATATTAACCACCTGCACTTTTTCGTTTTCAATCAGG
This genomic interval carries:
- a CDS encoding adenylyltransferase/cytidyltransferase family protein; protein product: MDTDIQTKIFSGFQDFKALVKKWKADNEIIVFTNGCFDVIHHGHVDSLEKSAQLGTKLIVGLNSDESVRLLKGFDRPVMDEKARAIILAAFGFVDAVILFSEETPAKLVAQINPNVLVKGKQYEVHEIAGHDTVLKNGGKVITLDLVPGVSTSDIIQKIKSLK
- the panD gene encoding aspartate 1-decarboxylase, producing the protein MQIEVCKSKIHKVTVTEANLQYVGSITIDEDLMDAANLIENEKVQVVNINNGERLETYIIKGERGSGTICLNGPAARKVAVGDVVIIISYAQMDFEEAKTFKPWLVFPDTETNQIV